The Pochonia chlamydosporia 170 chromosome 1, whole genome shotgun sequence genome window below encodes:
- a CDS encoding superoxide dismutase (similar to Metarhizium acridum CQMa 102 XP_007812492.1), with protein MFRSRLLPRAAKSIGLGPRINPNATRSLHQVPTLPHDYSQGVPNLMSPGGFAIAWSDYMSLTVEKLNALTAGTELEDKDTKTISLLTAREPSQAPIFNYASMAHNNHFFFQGISPAGTPMPETLRAELEACFSSIETLRREFIITASAMFGPGFVWLVKAGPSDFRVLPTYLAGSPYPGAHWRAQPTDMNTVGNDGSAKSYFKNQVYGNRKRSGDLPPGGIELEPLLCLNTWEHAWLLDWGVGAGGNGGKIAYAEAWWNLIDWERVAHRAGSIRPEFKTAAQ; from the exons ATGTTTCGATCACGGTTGCTGCCGCGTGCAGCGAAAAGCATCGGCCTCGGCCCGCGAATCAACCCCAATGCCACAAGGAGCCTCCATCAGGTCCCTACGCTGCCTCACGACTACTCCCAGGGCGTTCCCAACCTCATGAGCCCTGGAGGCTTCGCAATCGCCTGGTCAGACTACATGTCACTGACGGTAGAGAAGCTCAATGCCCTGACTGCCG GCACCGAGCTCGAAGACAAGGACACCAAAACCATAAGTCTCCTGACGGCCCGCgagcccagccaagcccCCATCTTCAACTACGCCTCCATGGCCCACAACAAccacttcttcttccagGGCATCTCGCCCGCCGGCACCCCCATGCCCGAGACTCTGCGCGCCGAGCTCGAGGCCTGCTTCTCGTCCATCGAGACCCTCCGCCGcgaattcatcatcaccgcctccgCCATGTTCGGCCCCGGCTTCGTCTGGCTCGTCAAAGCCGGCCCCAGCGACTTCCGCGTCCTGCCCACCTACCTCGCTGGCTCGCCGTACCCAGGAGCCCACTGGCGCGCCCAGCCTACGGACATGAACACCGTGGGCAACGACGGCTCCGCCAAGTCCTACTTCAAGAACCAAGTCTACGGCAATAGGAAGCGATCCGGCGACCTGCCCCCCGGTGGCATCGAGCTGGAGCCACTGCTGTGCTTGAACACGTGGGAACACGCGTGGCTGCTGGACTGGGGTGTGGGCGCtggcggcaacggcggcaaGATTGCCTATGCTGAGGCGTGGTGGAATCTGATTGACTGGGAAAGGGTCGCTCACAGGGCTGGTTCCATTCGGCCAGAGTTCAAAACGGCGGCGCAGTAG
- a CDS encoding vaculolar membrane protein, producing the protein MQSPVDIRAAQHAELSAAIGVDLPTHTPGIPAGMATIFSVVSSTVAAAAASTATTTTTTTATTPTSTPDSPHDSPEGECRLLGSFALLVQAALGALALLALVYKRSRERPQRPVKIWFFDVSKQVFGSVLVHIANIFMSMLTSGRFSIKLEPGSAQARSDEPYVPNPCSFYLLNLGIDTTLGIPILIVLLKIITGLVAFTPLGKPLESIQSGNYGNPPSSWWWLKQSVIYFCGLFGMKVCVLIIFILMPWISKVGDWALSWTEGNEKLQIAFVMMIFPLIMNALQYYIIDSFIKKQEVDHERLPSEDPDHYDDGPRYRSHTRLRTQAEGSDADDSDSEFDSRNRPLRSKNGLRTNVEEEYDPDVDGDAPTVIGSSSSRGRVDRAKVPAELYPKE; encoded by the exons ATGCAGTCTCCAGTCGACATTCGCGCTGCACAACATGCTGAGTTATCCGCGGCCATAGGCGTTGACTTGCCCACCCATACACCGGGTATTCCAGCCGGCATGGCTACCATCTTCTCAGTCGTCTCCTCAACCgtggcggcagcagcagcttcaactgcgaccaccaccaccaccaccaccgctACTACACCGACGTCTACGCCCGACTCGCCACACGATAGCCCCGAAGGAGAATGCAGGCTCCTTGGGTCCTTTGCCCTGCTTGTTCAAGCCGCCCTGGGAGCTTTGGCCCTTCTAGCCCTCGTGTATAAACGGTCCAGAGAGCGTCCTCAGCGGCCAGTTAAGATTTGGTTCTTTGACGTCTCCAAACAAGTCTTTGGCTCTGTTTTGGTACAtatcgccaacatcttcatgtcCATGCTTACCAGTGGCCGGTTCTCAATAAAGCTGGAGCCGGGTAGCGCACAAGCACGGAGTGACGAGCCATACGTGCCTAACCCTTGCTCATTTTACCTGCTCAACTTGGGTATTGAC ACAACCCTGGGTATTCCCATTCTCATTGTCCTCCTTAAAATCATTACCGGCCTCGTCGCCTTTACACCACTCGGCAAACCCCTTGAGTCCATACAGTCAGGCAACTACGGCAACCCCCCCAGTtcatggtggtggctcaAGCAATCCGTCATTTACTTTTGTGGTTTGTTCGGCATGAAAGTATgcgtcctcatcatctttaTCCTCATGCCATGGATATCCAAAGTTGGCGACTGGGCACTGTCCTGGACCGAAGGCAACGAAAAACTCCAAATTGCCTTCGTCATGATGATCTTCCCACTCATCATGAACGCTCTGCAGTACTACATCATCGATTCGTTCATCAAGAAGCAGGAGGTGGACCACGAGCGTCTCCCCTCCGAGGACCCAGACCACTACGACGATGGGCCTAGGTACAGAAGTCACACTCGGCTGCGGACCCAGGCCGAAGGAAGCGATGCGGATGACAGTGACAGCGAGTTTGACAGCCGCAACCGTCCTCTCCGATCGAAAAATGGCCTTCGCACAAACGTAGAGGAGGAATATGACCCGGATGTAGATGGGGATGCACCCACTGTTATTGGAAGCAGTTCCAGTCGAGGGAGGGTAGATCGGGCTAAGGTCCCTGCCGAGTTGTATCCCAAGGAATAA
- a CDS encoding fibroin-3 related protein (similar to Metarhizium robertsii ARSEF 23 XP_007820559.1): protein MPSVGVAMARSLRPASLELIRDALVRSVAATLTRRNIVTDTQNKITDVKTAFSSWDNCMKASFCKWPVIAVIIVGGLIIASIIWCIVRCCCCGLSCCCSCFQCLKCCGNCCGCCDPPGGRKHKYLDEPYIPPHHGQGYRTEAPMQARNMPSAPSKFEPPQYAEFDVSKKGGEDALPQMPSWDHAGSKKVMMEEEVEMSNLKKSPTLPLNNSRMNSPSPGPVSPMSVNHNRPYGNLPGSSSGQMSNHSQQALVPNQQSPGYSHHSQGPYGARDHGYQNNFDANRQSAGFGLDDPYDDHAPASATNGYGHSGQQTQPYGAPGHHPYDATAYGAAGAAGVAGAMAMRNQTTSPHHQPYDTPPVIGAGMGPGGRHSPAPAQTRAPYGQEQVHEQFAEMPAIPHDRNSVHNSVQADQHHSSHTDYTAPRELVGSPLPEANSMGRPGTADNNASSLAGGKPPYGMDPRMRNSPGPRQTPGPRGEGAYGRPPRSTPGPRNDQVYGRPPPSPRDNVHRTYSPMPPRQFTPGPERRFSPAPDRQRTPGPHPLAKPVPIAPPPTNTFVQSPPHSPITNTGGFDFTSGYSRPKEYETPSPPSQSPTTAAYPGQKTYQPR from the exons ATGCCGTCCGTGGGCGTTGCAATGGCGAGGTCCTTGCGACCTGCATCTTTGGAATTGATTAGGGACGCACTCGTCCGATCAGTTGCAGCAACCTTGACAAGGAGAAATATTGTGACCGATACCCAAAACAAAATTACCGATGTTAAAACAGCATTTTCCAGTTGGGACAACTGTATGAAGGCTTCGTTTTGCAA GTGGCCGGTCattgccgtcatcatcgtcggtGGCCTCATCATTGCGTCCATCATATGGTGCATTGtcagatgctgctgttgtggGTTGTCatgctgctgcagctgtttTCAATGTCTGAAGTGCTGTGGCAattgctgcggctgctgcgaTCCTCCCGGTGGCCGCAAGCACAAATATCTTGACGAGCCATATATCCCGCCGCATCATGGTCAAGGCTACAGAACCGAAGCCCCGATGCAAGCACGGAACATGCCTTCGGCTCCGTCAAAGTTTGAACCACCTCAGTATGCCGAGTTTGACGTCTCTAAGAAGGGTGGCGAAGACGCGCTGCCTCAGATGCCAAGTTGGGATCATGCCGGGTCGAAGAAAgtcatgatggaggaggaagtcgagATGTCCAACCTGAAGAAGTCGCCCACGTTGCCCCTGAACAACAGCCGCATGAATTCTCCATCTCCCGGTCCCGTGAGTCCCATGAGCGTCAACCACAACCGTCCATATGGAAATCTTCCTGGCAGCTCCAGTGGACAAATGTccaaccacagccaacaagCGCTGGTGCCAAATCAGCAATCTCCCGGTTATAGCCACCACAGCCAAGGGCCATACGGAGCCCGGGACCATGGGTATCAAAACAACTTTGACGCAAATCGTCAATCCGCCGGCTTCGGTTTGGACGACCCGTATGACGACCACGCCCCTGCATCTGCTACAAACGGTTATGGACACTCTGGACAACAGACTCAGCCCTATGGCGCTCCTGGACATCACCCATACGACGCAACCGCCTACGGTGCTGCCGGCGCCGCCGGCGTGGCGGGAGCCATGGCGATGCGAAACCAGACTACCAGcccacaccatcaaccctACGACACTCCTCCAGTTATTGGTGCTGGTATGGGCCCCGGTGGTCGTCACTccccagctccagctcaaACTCGTGCTCCATATGGGCAGGAGCAAGTCCACGAGCAGTTTGCCGAAATGCCAGCCATTCCACACGACCGCAACAGCGTCCACAACTCGGTTCAAGCTGATCAACACCACAGCTCGCACACCGATTACACGGCGCCGCGGGAACTAGTTGGAAGCCCCTTGCCTGAAGCCAATAGCATGGGACGACCAGGCACAGCAGACAACAATGCTTCATCGCTAGCTGGCGGTAAACCGCCCTATGGCATGGATCCTCGTATGAGAAACTCCCCAGGTCCGAGACAAACCCCAGGACCTCGGGGCGAAGGTGCCTACGGCCGCCCCCCGCGAAGTACGCCCGGCCCTCGCAACGACCAAGTATACGGCCGTCCGCCTCCGTCACCTCGCGACAATGTACATAGAACCTActcgccaatgccacctcGGCAGTTCACGCCTGGGCCGGAGCGTCGATTctcgccagcaccagaccgtCAGCGTACCCCAGGGCCGCATCCCCTTGCCAAGCCTGTACCCATAGCGCCGCCGCCCACAAACACCTTTGTCCAGTCACCACCTCACTCTCCCATCACCAATACCGGAGGATTCGACTTCACGTCTGGATACTCAAGGCCAAAGGAGTATGAAACCCCTTCTCCTCCGTCCCAATCACCCACAACGGCAGCATACCCTGGACAAAAGACATATCAACCGCGATAA